The DNA window CTCCGGATTCTCCGACAAGGCGTGTGAGATCGTGGTAGATATAGCCTGCGTCATCGAGAGAGTCTCCGACCACTACAGTTGGCATCTTGCATTTCGGGAGCGCACCGAGCATCATTGCCGGAGACGATCCCGCGAGATTGTAGACAGATATTATAGCAGCCTCGCCGCCGAGCGCCTTTTTCAGGGCATCCCGGCGGCGTGAGGTCATAAATTCATCGCTTAGTTGCTGAATAGTCATGAAATCACAGGGTATGATTTATGTGCTTGATATTGATTTCACGTATCTGCATGGATGCTTTCGCTTTCATGCGGACGGTAGCATTATCATTGCTTCTTGCCGAGAATTTCGTCGAAGCGGGGAGTAGAGAGTATTTCCACTGCAGAGTCGACGGCTTCATCGTCTCGTAGCGAATATATCACTTCGCCGCGGTTGAAATAGTAGCGGTTAAGTATTTCGCGGGCGATATACGGAGACAGATTCTTGCGGTTGAGGTCGAGATCACGTTTGAGGTCATGTTTAAGCATTGAGGCAAGAATGTCGAACTGTGCGGATGTGGAGTCGTTCATATACCCTCGACTTTTGCTATTTCGCGTAGCTGTTCGATAGCGTTCTCGCACACTTTATCGTAATTGAATTTGGCCGGATCAATGAAGTTTTTAAATTGTTCATAGATTTCGTCGGTCACTTCAAATGTTTCAGGAGAGGCTACGGTATCGTGTTCAGCAGCATACTTATTTGCAAAATCAAAGGCCCAGTTGTCGCGGACGACGTTAAATGTCATTCTGTTGACTTCGGGATATTCAATCTTGATATCCGGGGTTATGCCGCCACCGTCGCGGACTTCGCGGCCACCTGCGGTTTTAAACACGCTTGTAAGGCTGTCGGGTATACGGGCCACCGTGCCGTCCGGGTTGCGGTGTGAATAGTCGATAGCCTGTATGAGACGGCCGGAAGGAATATAATATTTCGCTACGGTCACTTTAAGAAGACCGTCGTAGGGGAGTTCGCGTGTGCTCTGTACGAGTCCTTTGCCAAATGAGCGGTTTCCGATTACCACAGCGCGGTCAAGATCCTGCAATGCGCCGGTCACAATTTCAGACGCCGATGCCGAACTGCCGTCGACAAGCACTGCCAGTGGAATCTTTGTGTCGACAGGATTTACACTCGTGCGATAAACCTTTTCGTTGAGAACGCCTTTTCCGCGAGTGGTCAAGACAGTTGTGCCTTTCGGCAGAAACATGCCGAGTATTTCAACGGCACTTTCCACGAGGCCGCCTCCATTTCCGCGAAGGTCAAGAATGAGACCTTTGGCTCCATCCTTGATTAGTTGCTCCACTCCGGCGCGTACTTCAGGATAACTTTTTTCTGAGAATGTGGTGAGACCTACGTATCCGATGCCGGGACGTATCATGCCTACGTATGGAACGGAAGGCATCTGAATCTTACCTCGTTTGAGTTCGAAATTTAGAATCGAATCTTCCACCCACGGGCGTTTCATGACAAGTTTCAGTGTAGAACCGCTCTGACCTTTGAGTTTTTCGCTCACTTTGTCAGATGTCCAGCTGCTGACAGTATCGCCGTCAATCTGTAGAAAGATGTCGCCAGGACGCAGACCGGCCTGCTGTGCCGGACTTCCTTTGTATGGTTCGACGACAACGACACCTTTGGGTGTCTGCTGGATTACAGAGCCTATGCCTCCGTATTCTCCGGTGGTCATGGTGCGGAACTGATCCTGCTCCTTGGCAGAAAAATATTCTGTATAAGGGTCAATGTCGTTCAACATCGCTGCAATAGCGGTATTGATTGACTTTTCGGCATCAATCGAATCGACATAAAAAGTCTGCAATTCCTTATAGAGGGCATTAAAAATGTCGAGGTTGCGCGATATCTCGCTTTTTTTGCTCCGCGTTGCTGCAGGAGCAATAACACTTATAGCGACGAGCAGCGCGGCAAGGAGTGTTAGCTTTTTCATAGAAATCGTATGCTGAATTGATAAAATCGTTGAAACGGAGACCAAAGTTAGTCAATAATTACAACAAATAAACTACCAAATAGTCAGATTTTTTCAAAAAAATGCAAGAAAAAATGTTTTTGGTATCATTTTTTCCTTAAAAAGGTTGCACAATAAAAAAAAACAGCGTAATTTTGCAACGCAAAAATAAGAGGAATCCTCTCAAATTGCACCGTTCAGCCTGAGGGTTGTTTGGGAGACTGCTTCAGTAGCTCAGTTGGTTAGAGCACCTGACTGTTAATCAGGGGGTCGTTGGTTCAAGCCCATCCTGAAGCGCCAAAAAAGACATATTCTTTTCAAGCAAACATTTGCTTCAGTAGCTCAGTTGGTTAGAGCACCTGACTGTTAATCAGGGGGTCGTTGGTTCAAGCCCATCCTGAAGCGCTAAGAAAAGAATTAAAAAGGATGAAGCCTATACGGTTTTCATCCTTTTCTTTTTTTGTATATGCGGCGTCGCGTGGAGCGTCGTGATAATTCTTATGTTTAGACTGGCTACGCAGTGTAGCTGAGAGCGGGTCGGCGGAGGGCCTCAAGTGTCAACCGGGAAGATTCTGCTGGCCCCGAAATCGGCTGTTCATGAAACTCCGCTGCCCCGGTGGGAGGGGTGTGGCTTGTAGGTATATAAAAAGAATAAGACTAAGAGTACTCTTAGTCTTATTCTTTAGTGGGCGCTGAGGGATTCGAACCCCCGACCCTCTGCTTGTAAGGCAGACGCTCTGAACCAGCTGAGCTAAGCGCCCCTTGAAATGATTTATGGAAGATTCAAGGGTTTCTTCCGTGATTGGTCTAAATCTAAAAGCGAGATAAGTTTCTTTGGTGGGCGCTGAGGGATTCGAACCCCCGACCCTCTGCTTGTAAGGCAGACGCTCTGAACCAGCTGAGCTAAGCGCCCTTTCTCGCTTAAAGCGTTGCAAAGTTAGGCATGATTTTTGGATTGTGCAAATTTTTCGGCGATTTTTTTCAATATTTTTTGAAAAATAGTCGAAAAATGGTGAAAAAAGACCCTTTTATTGAGCCTTAGATACAGATTCAACGGCTGCAGCCTGGTCGCGAAGTAATTTTTCTTTATTAAAAATATATGTGGCGCTATGTATTTTGCCGGCCGGAAAATTGATTATATCTTCCGGGTTGATCGGCAGAGCGCAATAACGGGTTTCGAAATGGAGATGTGGTCCTGTTGAATTTCCGCTTGATCCGCCGATAGCTATCGGGTCTCCGGCTTTAAGTGTGGTCGTGGGAACAACAGTTATGGAGTCGAGGTGCGCATATAATGTCTGCAATCCATTTGGATGGCTCATTATGATATAATAGCCATATCCACGTTTATCGTAGCCTGTAGTGGCGACATATCCCGGAAATGCGGCGCGTATGATATCTCCTTTCTTGATGCCGATATCAATGCCTCTGTGCATGCGGATGGTCTTGCGCTTTGATTTGCGTTTGCGAGGTCCGAAAACGGATGTGATAGGACCTCTTGCCGGCATGACGAATTCGCTTACGTTTATATGTACATCTCCCTCCGGAGCTTTTCCTTTGCTGAACAGAGCTCCGGCCTTATTGAAGCCTATGAATCCTGCATCAAAAAGGCTTCCCATGTAGTCGAGGGTCGTATTCAGAACTTGTGTGTCTTGCTGCCTGACAGATTCGGTCATGGCTGAGATTATTTTGTCTAAATCTGACGGCTGGAGAGGGATGGTGTCGGTAACGACGGTGTCATTCCCAAATACTACAATATCAGCGCTCGCAACCGGTGTGGCTGCGAGCGTGATAAGTAATAGTGAAGATTGAAGATTCAAGTTCACGATTATGGATGTGTGATGCGGGATATTATTGCGTGATGATTTTCTTTACCGAATTAATGGTGTCGGAGAAGAGTATCTTGGCGCAGGCCATGACTGCTCCGAGGAATACGAAGCCGATAAGAATCATAGGCTTTGACGGCTTTGAAGGTTTGATGGGGACTGTGGCCGGTTCGACTGTAGCATAAACCGGTGTCGTTTCCTGCACCTTGGCTTTGGCCATCTGAAGCTGCTGTGATGTCTGGTTGAACAGGCTGAACGCAAGGTTGGCTTCATTCGTGAGGCGTTCGCGGGTAACCTGAGCCGAATGTAGGCTGAGTCCTTGGTTGCGGTCAAGATAGTCAGCAAGACGCTGCTGAGCGTCATAGTAATCCTTGCGGGCCTCCTCGTTGAGCTGGTTGGCATATGCGAGGTCCTGACGGGCCTTTGATGTTCGATAGTCCGTGATGAATGCCTGAAGGTGGGCTGCCACAGTGTCGGCAAGCAGAGCGGAAACAAGCGGATTCTGCATGGTTACCGAAATTGTATTCACACCGGTCTCTTCATCATAAGAACACACGATGCGTTCTGCCAGCGCTTCTTTGACTTCCTGCTGATCTTTTGTGAGACGGAAGGGGTTGGTTGTCCCGTCGCCGCCTTCTTCTTCATCTTCATCGCGGAAGAATGAGACTATTCCACCGACGGCTTTGAGTGGCAATCCGAAAAGATAGCCCCACCATGTGCCGGAAGTATGGTCTTCTATATAGGAATATACTGTATAGGTGGAATCGGTCTTGCTTTCTGTCACGGGTACATCAAAAAGACCTACGAGAAATGGACCTGAAGACAGCACATCAGGGTAGAGCGGAGGCATTACGGCATCTGCTCCGGCGCTTGCGCTGTTGAGGTTGATACCAGCCATTGCTGCCAGAGATCCAAGCTTGCCTGCGCCTCCGGTATTATTTCCGCTAAGTTCGGGCGCAAGCTTTATGGTCGTTGTGTATTCTTTGGGAATGCTGAACGCTACGACAAGTCCGACAATGGCAGCAATACCGGCATACGTGAAGATCGTACGACGTGATTTCCACAATTTCGCGGCGATTTCAAGGAGATCTATTTCTTCTTCGTCGTGATCGGTGCGAACAAGCGCATCATTTTCATTGCTCATAATATGATAGGATAATGAGAGGTGGAAATTTTATTTAAACATAGTTGCGACTGCCGCGCTCATTGTACCGAGCGAACCGAGTGTCGATGCGATTGCAAGAGCCTTTGTCCAGTCGAATGCCTGTTTGTCGGGTTTTGACGGAATGATAATCTGGCATCCGGGCTCGATTGGCGTATTCTTTTTTGCTCGTGCCACCATGCCGTTCATGTATACGATGAAAGCTCTTTTCTTGTTGGCGCGGTCGCCATAGCCACCGGCGAGATTGATATAATCTTTTATCTTCAGACCCGGCTTGTAGGTTACGGTATTGGGAACCATCACGTCGCCTGAAATTTTAACTGTGCTTATCTGTCCCGGAACAAACAGGCGGTCATCGGCGCGGAGTACGATGTCATCGTCGCTACCAGGGTTGGCAAGAGCCTTTTCAAGGTCGATACCGACAGAATAATAATCCGAAACCTGAAGTTTGCCGATTGAGATAGAGTCTTCACCGGCCGAGCCTCTTGCAAGGCGCAGTGTCTCGTCGCGGGCCGCTTTTTCTTCTTCGGTCATTTTGCGCATGAGGTTTGCTCCACGCACATAAGCCTCGGGAGTGAGACCGCCGGCACGCTTTATAAAGCTGCTGATGCGTTCGTTGCGTTCCTGAAGCACATATCCGCCGGCAAATGTCACTTCGCCTGCTATTTCGATGAACTGCTGCGGAACATAGTTGGGGCTGCGGCGCACTTCAACGATGTCGTAAGGCTGGAGAACGAATTCGTTGTCGTCGCCAAGGAGAAGTCCGTCTTTAAGTGAGAATGTATATGTACGGGCGATCTGGGCGTCAGATGTAACCGACATGGGATCGACAATACGGCGTGAAACATCGACTTTGGCATAAGATGCGCCTTCGAGAAGACCGCCGGCTGTAAGAATGAGGTCTTCGATAGAGGTGTTTTCAGCATAAGGATATGTGCCGGGGTTTGCTACGCTGCCTCGGATTGAGAATCCTCCGCGGTCGAAGATTTCTCTTACGCTTGAGATGATAAGTACGTCGTTGCGCTTAAGGGTCACGTCGGGGGCTGTGCCGTTAAGAATAGCTCCGAGGTCAACGGATTCTGCAACGAGAGTCAGATCCGGAGCTTCGCGGTAAAGCATCGCGCGTGAGGTGTATGCGTCTTCGGCAAGACCGTCGGCGCTGCGGATAAGGTCGCGGATTGTAGAAATGCCTGAGCCGAGTGAGAAGAGGCCGGGGCGCATGGCCGCACCACGGAGTTCTACCTGATTGCTGTAGCGGTCAAGGATAGTTCCGACAGTTACGATGTCACCGTCGTTGAGACGGTAGCTGTCATATTCGGCTTGTGCGATGTTGTAAAGTTCTTTTTCTTTTCCTGACTGTCGTGCCACGCGTACCATTTCTGTGTAAGCGTCGCCTGAGAAGCCTCCGGCAAATTCGATCGCGTTTCCAAGAGTTTCAGACGGCTTCAACTCATAGAACATCGGGCGCTTGACATTGCCGGTCACGTTTACGAGCTGGGTATAGGGCGGAACCATGATGATGTCGCCTTCCTGCAGGCGGATGTTGCCTTTCTGATTGCCGTTGAACAGGAAGTCATAGATGTCGACATCGGCAACCTTGCGGCCGTTTCGGCGTACTTCCACGTTACGGAGTGAACCGATGTCGTTGATGCCGCCGGCATTGTAGAGCGCATGGAATACGGTTGAGAACGGAGAGAGGCGATATGTGCCCGGGGTGGATACTTCACCCATGATGTTTACCTGAATGGTTCGCATCTGACCAAGTGTCACGGCGATATCTGTCGCTTCGTTGTCGACTCCTGAATATTTCGATGAGAATGCCGAGCGGATATGGTCGTTTGCCTGATTGATTGTCATTCCGTTCAGATAGATCGGGCCAAGCTGGGCAATCATGATGCTTCCTTCAGGTGAAATAGTGCTGCGGAGGTGGTCTTCGCTGACACCCCAGATGTCAATCACGACCTCGTCGCCGGGGCCGAGGCGGTAGTCCTGCGGAGTGGCGACGTTTTCGTTCGGCTCAAAAGTGAGGTTTCTTGAATTGAACACATTGTGGCCGAAAATTTTGCTGACGCTGGCCGGCTCTACTTCGTTTGCTTCGGGATTCTGGATTACATCCTCGAATACAACGCTTGTCTCGCCGGTGGTACGCTGCGCGCGCGAGCGTCCTTCGCCGGCGGTCACAGGCTGGTCGCCGGTCTCAAGGGTGCCGGCGTCATACTTGGCTTTGAGGCGTTTCACCTGCTCGGGTGTGACACCTTTGGCAACGAGTTCGTGCCCAATCTGTTGCTCTGATTTGCCGAGGGCCATTTGTGCCTTGACATATTGAACTACTTGGTCGTCGGTCATAGCCGCCGAAGCAGACATAGCTCCGGCCAGCAGAAGCAACGTAAAAAGAAAAGGTTTGATTTTCATAAGGTTGTTGTTGTGTAAATAACCCCCATATAGCAGCATTGCGCGTCAAGGGATGCAAAATTTGGTGCAAAGGTAGTAACTTTCAGTGTATTATACAATAGTTGAGCTGTAAACTGTTTTGTGAAAATTTAACTCGCGGAGGAGATGGTGCGGCCGGTCGGTGCTATTTTGGGAAATTCGTCGAATAATTGCTTAAAATTTGTTAAACAAACTTCTCCGCGGTTAAATTTTTTCGGGTCTATGAACATGATTACTGAATAAATTATTACTTTTGTGTGAAAATTTAGACAAGCATGGCTGCAAACCTTCAGGAACGAATAAATAAAATCGAGGCCAAAGCAGCCCTGATGGTCGAACGCTACGGCCTCATGCGCGATGCTCTTGCCGACGCACATAAGCGGATTGACGAGCTTGAGGCTGTGATTGTCCGGCAGAAACGGGAACTTCAGGAGCGTGACCGCCAGATTGAATATCTGAAAGTGGCGTCCGTGCTCACTCCCGACCATCGCGATGTCGAGGCCACACGTGCCGTGCTTGCTGAATTAGTGCGCGAAATCGACAAGTGCATCAACCAGTTAA is part of the Duncaniella dubosii genome and encodes:
- a CDS encoding S41 family peptidase, with the translated sequence MKKLTLLAALLVAISVIAPAATRSKKSEISRNLDIFNALYKELQTFYVDSIDAEKSINTAIAAMLNDIDPYTEYFSAKEQDQFRTMTTGEYGGIGSVIQQTPKGVVVVEPYKGSPAQQAGLRPGDIFLQIDGDTVSSWTSDKVSEKLKGQSGSTLKLVMKRPWVEDSILNFELKRGKIQMPSVPYVGMIRPGIGYVGLTTFSEKSYPEVRAGVEQLIKDGAKGLILDLRGNGGGLVESAVEILGMFLPKGTTVLTTRGKGVLNEKVYRTSVNPVDTKIPLAVLVDGSSASASEIVTGALQDLDRAVVIGNRSFGKGLVQSTRELPYDGLLKVTVAKYYIPSGRLIQAIDYSHRNPDGTVARIPDSLTSVFKTAGGREVRDGGGITPDIKIEYPEVNRMTFNVVRDNWAFDFANKYAAEHDTVASPETFEVTDEIYEQFKNFIDPAKFNYDKVCENAIEQLREIAKVEGI
- a CDS encoding M23 family metallopeptidase; the protein is MNLNLQSSLLLITLAATPVASADIVVFGNDTVVTDTIPLQPSDLDKIISAMTESVRQQDTQVLNTTLDYMGSLFDAGFIGFNKAGALFSKGKAPEGDVHINVSEFVMPARGPITSVFGPRKRKSKRKTIRMHRGIDIGIKKGDIIRAAFPGYVATTGYDKRGYGYYIIMSHPNGLQTLYAHLDSITVVPTTTLKAGDPIAIGGSSGNSTGPHLHFETRYCALPINPEDIINFPAGKIHSATYIFNKEKLLRDQAAAVESVSKAQ
- a CDS encoding Wzz/FepE/Etk N-terminal domain-containing protein — translated: MSNENDALVRTDHDEEEIDLLEIAAKLWKSRRTIFTYAGIAAIVGLVVAFSIPKEYTTTIKLAPELSGNNTGGAGKLGSLAAMAGINLNSASAGADAVMPPLYPDVLSSGPFLVGLFDVPVTESKTDSTYTVYSYIEDHTSGTWWGYLFGLPLKAVGGIVSFFRDEDEEEGGDGTTNPFRLTKDQQEVKEALAERIVCSYDEETGVNTISVTMQNPLVSALLADTVAAHLQAFITDYRTSKARQDLAYANQLNEEARKDYYDAQQRLADYLDRNQGLSLHSAQVTRERLTNEANLAFSLFNQTSQQLQMAKAKVQETTPVYATVEPATVPIKPSKPSKPMILIGFVFLGAVMACAKILFSDTINSVKKIITQ
- a CDS encoding SLBB domain-containing protein; translation: MKIKPFLFTLLLLAGAMSASAAMTDDQVVQYVKAQMALGKSEQQIGHELVAKGVTPEQVKRLKAKYDAGTLETGDQPVTAGEGRSRAQRTTGETSVVFEDVIQNPEANEVEPASVSKIFGHNVFNSRNLTFEPNENVATPQDYRLGPGDEVVIDIWGVSEDHLRSTISPEGSIMIAQLGPIYLNGMTINQANDHIRSAFSSKYSGVDNEATDIAVTLGQMRTIQVNIMGEVSTPGTYRLSPFSTVFHALYNAGGINDIGSLRNVEVRRNGRKVADVDIYDFLFNGNQKGNIRLQEGDIIMVPPYTQLVNVTGNVKRPMFYELKPSETLGNAIEFAGGFSGDAYTEMVRVARQSGKEKELYNIAQAEYDSYRLNDGDIVTVGTILDRYSNQVELRGAAMRPGLFSLGSGISTIRDLIRSADGLAEDAYTSRAMLYREAPDLTLVAESVDLGAILNGTAPDVTLKRNDVLIISSVREIFDRGGFSIRGSVANPGTYPYAENTSIEDLILTAGGLLEGASYAKVDVSRRIVDPMSVTSDAQIARTYTFSLKDGLLLGDDNEFVLQPYDIVEVRRSPNYVPQQFIEIAGEVTFAGGYVLQERNERISSFIKRAGGLTPEAYVRGANLMRKMTEEEKAARDETLRLARGSAGEDSISIGKLQVSDYYSVGIDLEKALANPGSDDDIVLRADDRLFVPGQISTVKISGDVMVPNTVTYKPGLKIKDYINLAGGYGDRANKKRAFIVYMNGMVARAKKNTPIEPGCQIIIPSKPDKQAFDWTKALAIASTLGSLGTMSAAVATMFK
- a CDS encoding DUF3450 domain-containing protein, yielding MAANLQERINKIEAKAALMVERYGLMRDALADAHKRIDELEAVIVRQKRELQERDRQIEYLKVASVLTPDHRDVEATRAVLAELVREIDKCINQLSL